The following are from one region of the Bradyrhizobium sediminis genome:
- a CDS encoding very short patch repair endonuclease — MNRDPKRRATLPDPLTSQQRSYNMSRIQGRDTGPELILRKALHARGLRYRLHVKTLRGTPDIVFPAHRAIIFVHGCFWHGHDCPKGVMPKTNAVFWNAKILRNRDRDIAAEIELERDGWRILKVWECALRGRARLNLNELTDRVSDWLTTTSPKQDITGAWNV, encoded by the coding sequence ATGAATCGCGATCCAAAGCGTAGAGCGACACTACCGGATCCACTCACTTCGCAGCAGCGAAGCTACAACATGTCGCGTATTCAGGGGCGCGATACTGGGCCGGAATTGATATTAAGGAAGGCGCTTCACGCGCGTGGCCTCCGCTATCGTCTGCACGTGAAAACTCTGCGAGGTACCCCGGATATCGTATTCCCCGCGCACCGAGCTATTATTTTCGTCCACGGCTGCTTCTGGCACGGCCACGATTGTCCCAAGGGGGTGATGCCAAAGACGAACGCCGTTTTTTGGAACGCAAAAATTCTGCGAAATCGCGATCGCGACATCGCTGCCGAAATTGAGCTGGAGCGCGATGGTTGGAGAATCCTCAAGGTTTGGGAATGCGCATTGCGAGGTCGAGCCAGATTGAACCTAAACGAGCTAACGGACCGCGTCTCTGATTGGCTAACAACTACGTCGCCCAAACAGGATATTACCGGAGCTTGGAACGTGTAA